Genomic segment of Paraburkholderia agricolaris:
CGATCTGCTGCGTCGCGCGGACGCGATTTTCATCGAGACGCTGCGTACCTTTATCGACAAGGAAACCGGCAAGTCCTGGTATGACCTGACGAGCCAGGCGTTTGCGGTGTTCCTGCCGGTGAAGAGCGTCGGCGTGATGGGCGACGGCCGGACTTATGAGTATGTCGTGGCGCTGCGCGCTGTGCAGACGCTGGACTTCATGACCGCGCATTGGGCGCATCTGCCGCACGAGTTGCTGGGGCATGTGTCGAATCGCATCATTAATGAAGTTCGTGGGATTAACCGGGTGGTTTATGACATCTCGGGGAAACCGCCGGCGACGATTGAGTGGGAGTGAGGAAGTAAAGACTCCCAACCAGCTACTTACATTTCGCTCGGATATTGCCCGATATGCCGTGATTTGTAAGGCTTAATTCAAATGAGGCATTTGGCCATTTGAATTCCGCCATCGAAGTTTGTGCCACGAAAGGTTGGTTAAACGGGGGGGCGTCGTCCGCTTATCCGCCGGGGCTCGATACTGCACCGGCAATACGATTTTCGTGCGACGTTGTTTTTCAGCCTGGGACGCTATCTTGCGAGCGGATCTTGGGCATCTGGAGATCTCGTGGTTGGTGACGGTGCATGATCGCACTAACCACGGGAATTCGATAGGTTGTGCACGAAGCTTGCACTTCGAACTTCAAGCTCGAAACAACGCAGTACAAGGTTGTCGGCCGTGACGGAGTTTCAAGTCACGATATATCCCCGGCCCCATTCCCTTTCTTCATGATTATCGCAATCAACGGGCGGTGAGCGGAGATGGCGATCGCCCGCTACGGCTACAGGGTCCTTGTTAGCTTGGCGCGGAGAAGCAGCTGATTGCACGAGTGTGCCGTGCGGCTAGGTTTTCGACTGTGGAACGGACGCGGCATCGGCAGGCTGTGGGGAAACACTCTCGGCGAATCCGGCCGCTGGCTCGCTTGCGGGGGATGTTGGCCAGGAGCCGGGTCGCGGGCCTCACTCTCAGCGTTGTACGATTGATCGCGTCGGGACGTTCCATGACCTCGAGGCTTTGGCGCTTGTGGCGGGTGCGAGGAACATAGGTTCTACGCGGTCTATCTGAAGCAAAACAGGCCCGTGAGGCCCATTCGGCGGATCGTGAGCCGCTGACGGATTCGATGTCAGGTGTGTACCGCACTGCTAGGACGAGTACGGCCTTTTGAGGTCGCGCTGCCAGCGCGTTTCGCAACTGGCCGTGCTTTCTTTGCCACTACGGCCTTCGTCGCGGTTTTGGCTTTTGCGGCTGCCTTTGGCACTGCTTTGGTCTTTGCCAGCGTGAGGTGCAACCCCATCGCGACGATCACCTTCATGATCGTCGCGAACTCGGCATTTCCTTTGTTGGAGAGCGCGCGGTACAACGCTTCACGCGCGATACCCGACTCGCGTGCGAGTGCCGTCATACCACGTGCCTTGGCAACGTCACCAAGTGCTGCCTGAATCTCAACCGGATCCCCGCCTTCAAACGCTTGGGCGAGATACAGCCGGTAGTCGTTTTCATCTTTCAGGTACCTCGACGCGTCGAACTCCATCAACTCGCTGACTTTCATGTCAAAACTCCAAATCTTTCGCGATGACCTTGGCGCGCTTGATGTCTGCGGCCTGCGTGGACTTGTCGCCACCGCATAAGATGATCACCAGCACATCGCCACGCTGCTTGAAATAGACACGGTAGCCCTTGCCCACATCGATCTTCATTTCCGAGATGCCGTCGCCTACGGCACGCCAATGTCCAAGGTTGCCTAGCCGTGCCCGGCTGAGCCGACCGACGATCGCCATCGCCGCCTGGCGGTCCCGCACGCGCGATAACCAACTGTCAAATTCGGGCGTAATGATCAGCTTCGTCATGCTCGGATTGTAATCCATGGGTTACGGAATATCAAACGCTCGCGCTGACGGGTAAAACGCTGTTAATCGTTGGGCATGGGCCCATCGTCCGAACGAGGGTCGCATTGGACGGAGCCTGACGGTATCGATGACGGTATCGCGGCCAACAATCGTATTGACATGCCTCGTTATGGCGATTCTGTGGAAAAACGGCATCAATCGTCCGATGCAGTCGATTGAAAGCCGTTGGGTGCCGACAGGAATATCCGGTACCGCTGGCGGTATCGACGTCATATGAGCGGCGGAAACGCCGTCCACACAAGGCGCCAGCGTCGGATTGACGATTGAGTGGGAAGGCGTCGGAATTTATTAAATAAGATCAATGGCGTACGTACCAGATCCGATTGTCAACTGAGAACTTATCCGTCGCTAATTCATGGATTGACAAGGGATTTGTGATCCTTCCATCAAAAGCCAGGCAAATTCTACGGTACTGAATGTGGCATCAGATGCCGGTAAACGGACCGTATGGGCCCGCTGATGATTAAGGCTTCATGCTTTACCGTCAACCCGATTTCGGGCACGACGGTAAAGTTCAGCCAGGAAAGCCAGAGTTCGCCCGGGTTGGCAAGTGTCCGTAGGGCTGGTGGTTGGTGACAGTAAGTAAGCATCTGTCCCAACCATGAGAATGACGCGATGCACACCGAATGTGCGCTTCGCAACCTTAAGCCCCGTTCGGCGATGTACAAGATCGCCGAACGTGACGACATGTATGTCACGGTTTCCCGGTGGGCACGATCTCCTTTCGATAGAACTAGCGCATCAATGGGTGCCGAGAGACGCTGACGATTGGCCGCTATGGTCGGGATGGATCTCGCCTGCATTCGCGCGCGCGAAACTGCTGGATTACCTGCGTGCCGTCAGCGAAGGTAAATCCTCGGACGTAGAGAAGCCGCGGGTTATCACGGTCGGGCGTGAGCTCGCGTGTGAGGTCGGCTTGGGCAGCTTACGACGCAGCAGCCAGCACCGACAGCAAATCCGATAATTGGATTAGTCATCGATCACTGGAGCCGGATGGCGCCGGGACGACTTGACATCGTTACTGGAGAATCATTGTGAGCTAGTGGTAACAAAGAGGCAGTGCGATTTCTGTAAACCGCCACCTTAGCGATTAACCTGCTGCTGCAGATGGACCGGGTAGCGTTCGCCGTGGACCGGTATGCTGGATAGGGCGCTGCAGAGGTTGTGAAGATCATCGGGCGAAAGTTCAACCAGAGCGCCGTGAAGGTTTTCTTCCAGGCGATGCAGCTTGGTAGTGCCGGGGATCGGAACGATCCATGGCTTCTGTGCCAATAACCAGGCGAGGGCGATTTGAGCCGCAGTCCCACCTTTCTGTCGCGCGATCCGGGTAATTTGATCTACTAAGGGCCTGTTCACTTTACGTGCCTCCGCCGTAAAGCGAGGAATGGCGTTCCGGCGGTCGGCTATGTCAAAAGTTGTCGTTTCAGTGATCGCACCCGTCAGGTATCCTTTGCCAAGCGGGCTGAAGGGGACGAACCCAATGCCAAGTTCCTCCAGAGTCGGCAGAAGCTCGGTTTCGGGCTCACGCCACCATAGCGAATATTCGCTTTGCAGTGCAGTGACCGGCTGAACAGCATGCGCGCGGCGGATGGTGGAGACGCCAGCTTCGGACAAGCCGAAGTGCTTAACTTTACCTTCGCAGATGAGATCTTTGACCGTCCCGGCGACGTCTTCGATCGGAGTGTCTGGATCTACACGGTGTTGATAGAGCAGGTCAATGACGTCGGTCTTCAGCCGTCTGAGCGAACCCTCGACAGCTTCCCGAATGTGTTCCGGTCGGCTGGTCAGGCCGATCTCTTTGTCGTGCCCATCGAACTTGTAGCCAAATTTAGTGGCAATGACTGCTTTGGTGCGGAAGGGTGCCAAGGCCTCACCCAGTAGCTCCTCATTTCTGAACGGTCCATACACTTCGGCCGTGTCGAAGAAGGTGATACCGCGCTCGAAGGCCGCTCTGATCAGTTTGATTGCTTCCAGTTTGTTCAGGGCTGGACCGCGTCCATAGTTCAGACCCATGCAGCCCAGACCCAGGGCCGATACTTCGAGACTGCTGCTACCCAATTTGCGCTGTTGCATTTTCGTGGGCTCCTAGTTCAAGACAGCTTGAGGTGTCGTTCAGGATTCAGACGATACATAGGTCAGCGGATGTAGAAGCTTGTTGCATCGGACCTGGCGTGAATTCTGCGCTCGTCCCAAAGTGGGGGTTTCCTTCTCTAGACTCTTTGAGTAACAAACCTGTTGAAACACCCATCGCTAAGTGCGGTTTTGATCCAGCCACGTGACCAGTTTGGCAATGCCGTCCGCGATCGAAACCTGTGGCTCCCAGCCGAGTAGCTCTTTCGCCCGCGCGCGGCTAAAGCCCAGCTTTGTCTCTACGGGCAGCAGCAGCTTGCTGGGGGCGGCGTAGTAGTCGGCCTTGAGATCTGACTTGCAGGCCTTAAGGACCAGCTCGACTACTTGATTCTGAGAGGTATCCACGCCCGACACGATGTTCATACCGGCACCACTTGCCTCGCTAGACATTGCCATCAGGTTGGCTCGAGCAGCGTCGCCCGCATAGATGTAATCGGTCACCTGGGTCCCGTCTTCTTCGATGACAGGCCGTTTGCCAGACCGGATGCGCTCGTATGCCTGCACCATCTGCGTGACGGCAATAGCGCGCTTGTGCTGGCGCTCACCGTAGATCGCCGAGTAGCGAAGCGCGAGGAAGTCGACGCCGTACTCCTGCTGGTAGAGAAGGCCCAATCCCTCGCCCATGATTTTCGACGCGCAGTAAAGGATTAACGCTGGCGGCATGCCGGCCCAGCGCAATGGCGAGTCGTCGGTATTGGGCTCGTTGCCGACCGCCCCGTAGATACCGTTGGAAGAACTAAACACCACCTTCTTGACGCGCTGGTGACGGCTGGCTTCAAGAATGTTCTGCAGGCCACGGACGTTCACGTCGATGCCCAGCCATGGATTCGCGCGCATGGGTTCGGCCAGAAAACCGGCGACAGCGAACACGCCATCGCAATCGACCATTGCGTCGTAGAGTTCGTTGAGGCGTAGCACATCGCCGCGCACAAAGGAGCAGCGTTTATCCGCCAGCAGGAAGTCGATGTTTTCCGTCGAGCCGAGCGCCAGGTTATCAAGCAGGACCACCTCGCGCGCACCGCTGGCTAGCAACTGTTCACCGATGTGTGAACCAAGGAGGCTCGCGCCTCCTACCACGACAAACCTACCTTCTGAAATGCCTGGCATTTCTTCTCCTCGTCAGATCGAAAGCCACCGCCGCGCTCGTGGGCCGCAGTGCATCGCATCAGATCGAATTGGTCATGTAACGTTGATATAGACGCACTTCTCGTAGAGGAACGAGTCGATGTAACCGGGGCCGCCCTTGGTGCCATAGCCGCTGAGCTTGTAACCGGCCATGCCAACCCCGATGTCCATCCAGCCATAGCAGTTGACCCAAACGCTGCCGGCCTTGATGCCGTCGACCATGCGCAGTGCCGTGGACATATCGCGCGTCCAGACGGCGCCCCCCAGACCGTACTCGGTAGCATTCGCGAGGCGCAGGGCTTCATCCTCGGTGTCGAACGGCAGCACCGAGATCACGGGTCCGAAGATCTCCTCGCGCGCAATCCTCATGTTGGGCGTAACGTTCGAGAAAATGGTGGGCTGGATGAAGTAGCCTTCGGCGAGATCGCCGCCGAGGCGCTCGCCGCCGCTCGCCAGCGTGGCACCTTCGGGAGCCGCACCCTTCACATAGCCCATCACGCGCTCTAACTGCTGCTGTGAAATCAGCGGTCCCATTTGCACAGCCGGGTCAAGACCATTGCCGACGCGCAGGGTTTGGGTGAATGCCGTGAGGCGTGCGATAAATTCCTCATGAATGCCGCGCTGCACGAACAGACGCGTGCCGGCCGTGCAAATCTGGCCACTGTTGTTGAACACGGCCATTGCGGCACCGGGCACCGCCAGGTCCAGGTCGGCATCAGCAAATACGATGTCAGGAGATTTCCCACCCATCTCCACCTGCACACGCTTCATGTTGCTGGTAGACGCCTCGACGATTTGACGACCGGTCGCAACGGAACCTGTGAAGACGATACGATCCACATCATTGTGGCCGGCCAGCGCAGCACCTGCCACCGATCCGTACCCCGTGACGACATTGACCACGCCTTCGGGCATGCCGGCTTCATGCAGCAGGTTCACCATGTATAGAACCGACAAGGACGCGAGCTCGGCGGGCTTGAGCACCACCGTACAGCCTGTGGCAAGCGCACCACCTACGAGGAACCACTGGCCGACCAGCGGGTTGTTCCATGCGAGAATTCCACCTACCACGCCCAGGGGCGCCTTGACGATCATGCTCTTGACCGTGCCGGCCATATTGTTCTGCAGCAACTGCCCTGACGGGTTCATCGTTTGGGTCGCGAAATAGGCGAGCGCCTGCAGCGCAATCTTCTTCAGATTGCGGGTACGAGTGATGGGGGATCCCATGTCGAGCGTCTCAAGCAGGGCCATTTCCTCGAACCTCTTGTCCACGAGGTCGTGCACCCTCATGAGAAGCGCCTGGCGCTCGTACGGCGTCCACTTCGACCAGGGTCCTTCGAATGCAACGCGAGCTGCCTTGACCGCCCGGTCGACGTCTGTCGCGTCGCCCTGCGCTAATCGCGCTAGCACCTCGCCGGTGGCTGGATTCAACGTGCTGAAGGTCTTGCCCGAAGCTGCTTCAACAACACGACCGCCAATGACGTGGCCAAGCTTTGATTTCAGAAAAGAATGCACGTCCGCATCGATGTCTGCATGCGTATTCATATTTGCTAGCGTTTTTTCCGGTTGGCCGAACGACCCCGTCCGCCTTTTGGCAAAAGCAGACCCCGCATCGGTTCTCGTTCTACGTGAACCGATGCCGCCGGTCTAAAAGCATCTTCTAAGCCAGTCGGTCGCCACGCACGATCGGCGGTGCCAGTCGGTTATGGGTGACTTGTCATGTGCCGCTCATAAAGGCACGGTTGTCTGTAGTGCAGACATGTCGTTGACACGACGCTTTGGGTTGTCACCGTCGAGGATGAAATCGATTCAAAGGAGGAATTCTTCGTCGGAGGGAACGGTGCCGATCTCTATCGAGCCGTGAAGCCGCCGTCGACTGCTAACGCGTGACCTACGATAAAGCTGGCGGCGGGACTGCACAGCCAGACCACTGCGGAAGCAATCTCTTCCGCACGACCCAGGCGGCCGATCGGCTGCTCCTTGATCAGCTCTCGCATCGCTTCAGGCTCGCGCTCCAGCATGCCGGTGACCATTGGCGTTTCAATGACGCCCGGGCACACTGCGTTGATATTGATACCCCGGCTTGCATATTCGAGGGCGGCGCTCCTGGTGAGACCTAGTACGCCATGTTTGGACGCGCGGTAGATTGCACGGCCAGGCGTGCCCACAAGGCCGCCTATTGAAGAGCAATTGACGATGGCGCCGTTTCCCTGATCGCGCATCTGGCGCAATTCATACTTCATGCAATTCCAGACGCCGCGCAGGTTGACGGCCATCACACGATCAAACTCTTCGCTGCTCGCATCGGCAGTCTCTGCAAAGGGACTGTTGACTCCCGCATTGTTAAATGCCGCGTCGAGGCGGCCGAACCTCGCAACTGTCGACTCGATCAAAGCCTTGACCTGCATCTCCACCGCCACGTCGCATTGCATGGCGACGGCCGGGTAACCCGCTGCGATGAGTTGCCCGGCGGCCTCGTGCGCCGCGGCTTCGTTGATATCCGCCAACGTCACGGTGGCGCCCGACTCGGCGAACGCTTGTGCCGTGGCAAGGCCGATGCCGGAACCAGCACCGGTGACGAGCACGACTTTTCCATCAAACGATATGTTCATCTGAGTCACGCTATTGAGGATGGTAAGTCGGGATGGTAAACATTCGCCGTCTTGGGAATAAGTCCATGGAACGGCAAGACGCTATGAAATGAATTCATGAATGTGCCCCGCGCGCCCCACGCAAGCCTGCCGCACTGACTTAATTGATAACAGACGCCATACCGTCAAGACCGGTCGTCATTGATGAAGCTGGTTTATAGGTGTTTGCGGAATTAAGCGTCTAATCACCTGCGCGCGAGATGGCTAAATTAGCGATCAACGGGTAAGGACCCGCGCTATGCGCTCCTTCACCCGATGCGCGTGGCATGTAAAGGACGGAAATGCAAAATGAAATTCTTCAATGTAGCGGTAGTAGCGTTTTCTTTGGGGCTCAGCGCCTGTTCGCAAATGGTAAGGACGACCGATATGACAAAACTAGATTCTGTTACTCCGCTATCCACTCTTGAGGACATGCGTACAGTTTCGCCGGCGCTTGTGCACTATACGAATGGCACACTGCTTGGCGATCTTTGGAAGCGTCCCCAACTGTCGGCTCGGGATCGGAGCATCGTTACGCTATCGGTATTGATTGCGCGCAATCAGACCACCGAGATGCCGTACTACCTAAACCTGGCGCTGGATAGTGGAGTGACGCCAGGCGAGCTTTCCGAGATCATCACGCACCTGGCGTTCTATTCCGGCTGGGGCAATGCAGCGTCGGCAGTTGCGGTCACTAAATCGGTTTTTGATAAGCGCGGGATTACGCTATCCAACCTTCCAGCCGTTCCGAGCGAACCGCTTCCCATCGACGAGGCTGTGGAGGCTCAAAGGGCAACTGCCGTCGAGAAGAATTTCGGCTCTGTGGCGCCAGGTGTCGTGCACTACACGACGGAAGCACTCTTTCATGATCTCTGGCTGCGTCCGGGCTTGGCGCCTCGAGATCGAAGCCTTGTGACAGTCAGTGCGCTTGTCGCGACGGGGCAGTTCGCGCAATTGACGTATCACCTGAGCCGGGCAATGGACAACGGTCTCACGAAGGCACAGGCCTCTGAAGTCATGACGCAGTTAGCCTTCTATGCCGGTTGGCCAAACGTGTTCTCAGCGCTGCCGGTGGTGAAAGATGTGTTGGAAAAGCGGCCAGACTAGTTCACTGGACGTTTCAAGGAGAGAAGCAGATGAGCGCATGGAAGCAAGATGAATTGAGCCGGATAGCCGGGGCCGATGATTTGCACATTTCGCCATTTCGCGAGGATGGGAAGACTTACGGCACGCCGACCTGGATCTGGTCCGTCGTGGTCGACGGCGCGCTGTATGTACGTGGCTATAGCGGCAAAGCTTCCCGTTGGTATCAGGCTGCCGTGAAACAGAAAGCGGGGCGCATACTCGTCGCCGGTATGACGCGGGACGTCGTCTTCGAGCCCGTGGATGGCGCGATCAATGACCAGATCGACGACGCGTATCGGAGCAAGTATCGCAGCAGTTCATATCTCGACCCAATGATCGGCACGCGGGCCCGTGCCGCAACAATCAGCATTTCTCCGCATCCTGACGCTGACTGATCGTCCGGCGGTGCTACTCAGACCGCCAGACCAGACAGCGCGCAGGTCGTTGGCGTTACTCGGCGTACTGCCCGTCGCTGACCTTTTCCATCCACTGGACATTCTTTCCGTCGACTGCCTGCTGGATAGCTATGTGCGATACACCTGCAGCGGGGGAGGCGCCGTGCCAATGCTTCACTCCGGGCGGTATCCAGACTACGTCCCCGGCCTTCATCTCGCGTTTCTGACCGTTCCAGTCCTTCACCCAGCCCAGGCCGGACGTGATGACAAGGGTCTGCCCGAGAGGATGCGCATGCCACGCGGAGCGGGCACCCGGTTCAAAGGTGACCAGACCGCCTGATACGGTGGAAGAGGGCGTTGCCGGGAATAGCGGGTCGACGCGCACGGAGCCGGTGAAATTATCCGTCGGTCCTTTGATCGACGGCTGGGAGCCGGCTCGCGCGACGACAATCGTGGGCCCACCCACCTCATCCGCCTGAGCGGGAACTGAGGTGGAAATAAGTAGCGTGGTCGCAATGGCAATGGCAATTCTCATCTTGATCCTCTATGAAACGGTTCGGGTGCGAAGCCTTCTGTGCTCAGGCAAGCGGCTTCGCCGATCAAGACAGCGTCGTGACCGGCTGTCGAATACAAGCTAACATTTGCCTTGCAAACTTAACCCGTTCGCTCTCGTGCGACTAGTGGCCAGATTCCGCAAACGCCTATGAGGTCAGTTCATTAATGCCACGCGAAAATTTCAATGACCTGCTCGCCTTCGTCGCCGTTGCTCGCGAACGCAGTTTCACGCGCGCAGCTGCGCAGTTAGGTGTGTCCCAATCAGCATTGAGCCATACCATCCGCTCACTCGAAGGGAGACTTGGCCTGCGGCTGCTGACGCGAACCACGCGCAGCGTGTCCCCTACGGAGGCTGGCGAGCGCATCCTGCAGCGCGTTGCACCCCGTTTCGAGGAAATTGAAGCTGAATTGGCAGCGGTGACTGAGCTTCGCGACAAACCTGCCGGCACGATTCGGATCACGGCGACAGATCACACCACCAACACGATTCTCTGGCCCAAGTTGTCCAAGGTGCTTCGCAAGTATCCGGAGATCAAGGTGGAAATCGTGACGGACTATGGCCTCACGGACATCGTGGCGGACCGCTACGACATTGGCATTCGTCATGGAGATCAGGTGGCGAAAGACATGATCGCGGTTCGCATCGCCGCGGACATGAAGATGTCAATCGTTGGCTCACCTGCCTATCTGGAGAACAAACCGCAGCCGAAGACACCTCATGATCTGGTGGAACACAATTGCATCAATCTGCGTCTGCCGACACTTGGCGCGTTCTACGCCTGGGAGCTGAAGAAGGGCAGCCGTGAAGTTCAGGTCCGCGTGGAGGGCCAGCTCTCATTCAACGGCACCTATCACATGCTCGATGCCGCGTTGGCCGGCTATGGTCTTGCGTACCTGCCGTCGGAGCTCGCGCAACCTCACGTCGCCGCAGGGCGCCTTGTTCGCGTACTCGATGACTGGTGTCCTACGTTTCCTGGCTTGCACGCGTACTACGCGAGCCGTTCAGAGTCGTCGCGAGCAATGGCCGTGGTGATCGATTCGCTGCGCTATCGTCCAAAAACGAATTAAAGCCTGAGTCGCTTGCTGGCAATTGCGTGAGCATGCATTGGACCGTTGGGCTTACGGTTTTGCTGGCGCAAGTTCTCCTTGCAAACACCTGTCTCTGCCGACGACACATGTCCGCGGTAGCGACGCCATTTCGCGCGTCGCAGGCACGCGCCCGGTGTGCCTGGCCGCTCCGTGCGGGATTTTCATATGAATCCGCCGACTGGCATCGAACTTGCAAAATGGTGTGCGTGTCGCAGCCCGGGATCATGCGGGGCTGCGAATCTGCAACCCAATGGAGAGTGACCTATGTCTAATGCTTCGCCCGCTTCTGCTTCAGCCGCCGCTTCAGCGATTAGCGCGGGTCATCGCAAAGTGCTGGAGTGGCTGGAGTCGTCCGATTCGAAGCGGATGTTGATCGGAGGGAAGTGGGTAGATGCTGTCTCGGGCAAGACATTCGAGACAATCAATCCCTCTACCGAAGAGAGGCTCGCATACGTGGCGGAGGCTGACAGCGCGGACGTCGACGCTGCAGTGGCGGCAGCCCGGCGCGCGTTCGAATCGGCTTCGTGGTCCGGCATTTCGCCGCATGCGCGCACTCGCTATCTGCTAAAAATTGCCGATGCTGTGGAGAGCCATGCGGACGAGCTCGCCGTTCTCGAGACCCTTGATAACGGTATGCCGCTTTCTTTCAGCGCCGCGCGGGTAGCCCAGGTCGCTGAGATTTTCCGCTACTACGCCGGCTGGCCGACGAAGATTTACGGCACGACCAATCCGACCGACAGCGCGCGCTTCATCTACATGTTGCGTGAACCCATGGGTGTCTGTGGGCTGATCAACGCCTGGAACGTTCCACTGGTCATGGCGGCGATGAAAATCGCACCGGCCCTGGCGTGCGGCAATACCGCCGTGCTGAAGCCAGCGGAACAGACGCCGCTCACTACCTTGCGTCTTGCTGAACTGATCGAGGAAGTCGGGTTGCCGCCGGGCGTCCTGAACATTATTCCCGGTTTTGGCGCAACCGCTGGCGGCGCACTGGTCGCTCATCCCGGCGTCGACAAGGTGGCGTTCACCGGCTCGACGGCAATCGGCAAGCAAATCCTTCAGTCATCGGCGAGCAACATGAAGAAGGTGACGCTCGAACTCGGGGGCAAATCGCCGAACATCATTTTCCCCGACGCGGATCTCGACAAGGCGCTGGCAACCGCAGTGGCGACATTCTGCGGTAATTCCGGCCAGATCTGCTCGGCCGGCACGCGGCTCTTCGTCCAGGAGAGTCTCCACGACGAGGCGACAGAGCGCATCGCGCAGATCGCCGCCACCTATAAGGTCGGCTCGCCTTTCGATGCGGATACCAAACTCGGACCGCTCATTTCGGCCCGGCAAATGGAACGCGTGTTGTCTTACGTCGACGCGGGCAAAAGCGGCGGCGCGAGATTGAGTCTGGGCGGCGACAGGGTTGGCAATCGGGGCTATTTCGTCGAACCGACCGTCTTTAGTTCGGTGTCCAACGACATGAAGATCGCGCGAGAAGAGATATTCGGGCCGGTGCTGTCGATTATTCCTTTCAAAGACGAGGACGATGTGGTTTTCAAGGGCAATGACACAGAGTACGGCCTCGCCTCGGCAGTCTGGACAAGCGATATCGCTCGCGCGCATCGCGTCGCCCGGTCGCTCAAGGCCGGACGAGTCTGGATCAATACCTATGCGGAAGGCGATCCGGTAATGTCGATGGGGGGCTACAAGCAATCCGGGTTCGGACGCGAACTGGGATCGGAGTCCATCGATGCATACACGCAAACGAAGTCGGTCTATATGCGGCTGTGAACACGGCCGACTGAACGCGCGGCCATCAAATGATGGCCGCGCGTTCGGAGGAGTGGGCGCACGGTTGCCAGCAGGAAGTTTCAAATCGTTGCTGTTGATTGTTAATCGATAAGGATAACTATTTTATAGAAACTTGGTGACAGTCAAACCGCGCAGACGGGATTTAATCGGCCGTTCACTAATAACATCTGGAGACATCAAATTGAAGCGGATCTTTACGCGTTGGAGCAGGACAAAATCGGCTGCACTAGCGACGATGGTGGTCGCGTCGTGCCTTGGGAGCCTTCCGGCGGGCGCGCAGGAGTGTGAAGTCAAGCTTGGAGTGACAGGGCCGATGACCGGCGGGGGCGCAAGTTGGGGCTTGTCCGAGAAGGCCGCGACCGAGTTCGAGGTTGCGTGGACGAACGCCAACGGAGGGTTGCAGATCGGCAATCGCAAATGCAAAGTCTCCGTCATTAGTGTCGACTCGCAGTCGACCGCTGCTGGCGGCGCGGCGGCCGCTAACTATCTCGCGAGTCAGGGAGCGCACGCGGTTGTCGGTCCGGTCATCTCACCGGAAATCACAGGCTTCAAACCGGTGGCCAAGCGTAATGGCCTGGTGAACTTCACGCCGTCGTTTGCCGCCGACGTGATCAGTCCCGAGTTTCCCGGTACGTTTCACGAAGTGCAGTCGCCGCCCGTTTGGGCGCCGGCTGCTGTCAAGGCGGCAAAGGATCGTTTTGGACTAAAAACAGCAGTCGTCGTCGGTCCGAACGACCAGGGCGGTACGGATCCGGGCAAAGCGCTTGCCAAGGTTTATAACGACACAGGAGTCAAGACAACCACGGAGTGGTACCAGCGAGGGACGGCGAATTTCTCGCCAATTGTCGTCCGGCTCATGGGTATGAACGTCGATGCCGTGGAATTGGGCGGCATGCCTCCGGGTGAGGCAAGCATTCTTGTCAAGCAGATGCGGGAAGCTGGCTTTGCGGGAGCGTTTGGACGCCTGGGTGCCGGCGGAGATGTCGTCATCGCCAATTCCGGCGGCGAACAGAAACAGAAAGCCTTCTACTGGTTCGAT
This window contains:
- a CDS encoding type II toxin-antitoxin system RelE/ParE family toxin, translated to MTKLIITPEFDSWLSRVRDRQAAMAIVGRLSRARLGNLGHWRAVGDGISEMKIDVGKGYRVYFKQRGDVLVIILCGGDKSTQAADIKRAKVIAKDLEF
- a CDS encoding aldo/keto reductase, with the protein product MQQRKLGSSSLEVSALGLGCMGLNYGRGPALNKLEAIKLIRAAFERGITFFDTAEVYGPFRNEELLGEALAPFRTKAVIATKFGYKFDGHDKEIGLTSRPEHIREAVEGSLRRLKTDVIDLLYQHRVDPDTPIEDVAGTVKDLICEGKVKHFGLSEAGVSTIRRAHAVQPVTALQSEYSLWWREPETELLPTLEELGIGFVPFSPLGKGYLTGAITETTTFDIADRRNAIPRFTAEARKVNRPLVDQITRIARQKGGTAAQIALAWLLAQKPWIVPIPGTTKLHRLEENLHGALVELSPDDLHNLCSALSSIPVHGERYPVHLQQQVNR
- a CDS encoding NAD-dependent epimerase/dehydratase family protein, encoding MPGISEGRFVVVGGASLLGSHIGEQLLASGAREVVLLDNLALGSTENIDFLLADKRCSFVRGDVLRLNELYDAMVDCDGVFAVAGFLAEPMRANPWLGIDVNVRGLQNILEASRHQRVKKVVFSSSNGIYGAVGNEPNTDDSPLRWAGMPPALILYCASKIMGEGLGLLYQQEYGVDFLALRYSAIYGERQHKRAIAVTQMVQAYERIRSGKRPVIEEDGTQVTDYIYAGDAARANLMAMSSEASGAGMNIVSGVDTSQNQVVELVLKACKSDLKADYYAAPSKLLLPVETKLGFSRARAKELLGWEPQVSIADGIAKLVTWLDQNRT
- a CDS encoding aldehyde dehydrogenase family protein — translated: MNTHADIDADVHSFLKSKLGHVIGGRVVEAASGKTFSTLNPATGEVLARLAQGDATDVDRAVKAARVAFEGPWSKWTPYERQALLMRVHDLVDKRFEEMALLETLDMGSPITRTRNLKKIALQALAYFATQTMNPSGQLLQNNMAGTVKSMIVKAPLGVVGGILAWNNPLVGQWFLVGGALATGCTVVLKPAELASLSVLYMVNLLHEAGMPEGVVNVVTGYGSVAGAALAGHNDVDRIVFTGSVATGRQIVEASTSNMKRVQVEMGGKSPDIVFADADLDLAVPGAAMAVFNNSGQICTAGTRLFVQRGIHEEFIARLTAFTQTLRVGNGLDPAVQMGPLISQQQLERVMGYVKGAAPEGATLASGGERLGGDLAEGYFIQPTIFSNVTPNMRIAREEIFGPVISVLPFDTEDEALRLANATEYGLGGAVWTRDMSTALRMVDGIKAGSVWVNCYGWMDIGVGMAGYKLSGYGTKGGPGYIDSFLYEKCVYINVT
- a CDS encoding glucose 1-dehydrogenase, with the translated sequence MNISFDGKVVLVTGAGSGIGLATAQAFAESGATVTLADINEAAAHEAAGQLIAAGYPAVAMQCDVAVEMQVKALIESTVARFGRLDAAFNNAGVNSPFAETADASSEEFDRVMAVNLRGVWNCMKYELRQMRDQGNGAIVNCSSIGGLVGTPGRAIYRASKHGVLGLTRSAALEYASRGININAVCPGVIETPMVTGMLEREPEAMRELIKEQPIGRLGRAEEIASAVVWLCSPAASFIVGHALAVDGGFTAR
- a CDS encoding carboxymuconolactone decarboxylase family protein, giving the protein MKFFNVAVVAFSLGLSACSQMVRTTDMTKLDSVTPLSTLEDMRTVSPALVHYTNGTLLGDLWKRPQLSARDRSIVTLSVLIARNQTTEMPYYLNLALDSGVTPGELSEIITHLAFYSGWGNAASAVAVTKSVFDKRGITLSNLPAVPSEPLPIDEAVEAQRATAVEKNFGSVAPGVVHYTTEALFHDLWLRPGLAPRDRSLVTVSALVATGQFAQLTYHLSRAMDNGLTKAQASEVMTQLAFYAGWPNVFSALPVVKDVLEKRPD
- a CDS encoding DUF2255 family protein; the encoded protein is MSAWKQDELSRIAGADDLHISPFREDGKTYGTPTWIWSVVVDGALYVRGYSGKASRWYQAAVKQKAGRILVAGMTRDVVFEPVDGAINDQIDDAYRSKYRSSSYLDPMIGTRARAATISISPHPDAD